A region of Pyxidicoccus parkwaysis DNA encodes the following proteins:
- a CDS encoding DUF6311 domain-containing protein, whose product MSSSAVVTENASPHHWERWGPWLGAGLGFLWFLALGGAAALDPTNLDSVGGGDHAQHVLGWLHFRNAPWRFPLGSTPSLLYPLSGSVAYTDSNPWVSLLLKPFSRWLPRDFQFIGPWFALCWALQGWMGVKLLECLTPGLWRRLLGASLFIMSPVLIHRTGHDTLCAHWLLLGMLWLHLRPRADTRAAWRDVGGALALNVLAAGVHPYLVVMVFTLTVALLYTLVARERRLSWRAGGMALAGVLGAVGLLFVVFGYVGQRAGLGGPPSFGDFGADVLTLINPQGMSKLVPDLPVGPGQYEGFGYLGTGGLALAGVLLFKPSRWWTRAREELRAHRPLVLAVLALALLAISTVVRVAGQKVLSMRGLTQALLPLLAPFRASGRFIWVLDYALLTAILALVTWRWRERPRVVTGLLLGAALLQFVDTDDLWWRGRFHGEPWPRLTAPQWEQVDPFYRHVVLYPPAIHDWKEPCAEQSFPENAYVRFGDLAYRKGMTTNSMYLARFDAAKLKAVCEALRADVSEGRFATDTLYVVDAKEVAAFQRPEAGLTCGVLDGYTVCVAAKEGRFREALMNRESP is encoded by the coding sequence TTGTCATCCTCCGCCGTCGTCACCGAGAACGCATCACCGCACCACTGGGAGCGCTGGGGGCCGTGGCTGGGCGCGGGGCTCGGCTTCCTCTGGTTCCTCGCACTGGGCGGTGCGGCGGCGCTGGACCCGACGAACCTCGACTCCGTGGGCGGAGGCGACCACGCGCAGCACGTCCTCGGTTGGCTCCACTTCCGGAACGCGCCGTGGCGCTTCCCGCTCGGGAGCACGCCCTCGCTGCTGTACCCGCTGTCCGGCTCGGTGGCGTACACGGACTCGAATCCGTGGGTGTCGCTCCTGCTGAAGCCCTTCTCGCGCTGGCTGCCGCGAGACTTCCAGTTCATCGGTCCGTGGTTCGCGCTGTGCTGGGCGCTCCAGGGGTGGATGGGCGTGAAGCTCCTGGAGTGCCTCACGCCGGGGCTGTGGCGGCGCCTGCTGGGAGCGTCGCTGTTCATCATGTCGCCCGTGCTCATCCACCGCACCGGGCACGACACGCTGTGCGCGCACTGGCTGCTGCTGGGCATGCTGTGGCTCCACCTGCGCCCGCGAGCGGACACCCGGGCCGCATGGAGGGACGTGGGCGGGGCGCTCGCGCTCAACGTGCTCGCGGCGGGCGTGCACCCGTACCTCGTGGTGATGGTGTTCACCCTCACGGTGGCGCTGCTCTACACGCTGGTGGCGCGGGAGCGGCGCCTGTCCTGGCGCGCCGGAGGCATGGCGCTCGCGGGCGTGCTCGGCGCGGTGGGCCTCCTCTTCGTCGTCTTCGGCTACGTGGGCCAGCGCGCGGGCCTCGGTGGTCCCCCGAGCTTCGGCGACTTCGGCGCGGACGTGCTCACGCTCATCAACCCGCAGGGAATGTCGAAGCTGGTGCCGGACCTGCCCGTGGGGCCCGGACAGTACGAGGGCTTCGGCTACCTCGGCACGGGAGGGCTCGCGCTCGCCGGGGTGCTGCTCTTCAAGCCCTCACGTTGGTGGACGCGAGCGAGAGAGGAATTGCGGGCCCACAGGCCGCTGGTGCTCGCGGTGCTTGCCCTGGCGTTGCTGGCCATCTCCACCGTGGTGAGGGTGGCGGGCCAGAAGGTCCTCTCGATGCGAGGACTGACGCAGGCGCTGCTGCCGCTGCTGGCCCCCTTCCGGGCCTCGGGCCGGTTCATCTGGGTGCTCGACTACGCGCTGCTGACGGCAATCCTCGCGCTCGTCACGTGGCGCTGGAGGGAGCGTCCCCGCGTCGTCACGGGCCTCCTGCTGGGCGCGGCGCTCCTCCAATTCGTGGACACGGATGACCTGTGGTGGCGCGGCCGCTTCCATGGCGAACCCTGGCCGAGGTTGACGGCACCGCAGTGGGAGCAGGTGGACCCGTTCTACCGGCACGTCGTCCTGTACCCGCCGGCCATCCACGACTGGAAGGAGCCGTGTGCCGAGCAGTCGTTCCCGGAGAACGCCTACGTGCGCTTCGGAGACCTCGCGTACCGGAAGGGGATGACGACGAACAGCATGTACCTGGCGCGCTTCGACGCGGCGAAGCTGAAGGCCGTGTGCGAGGCCCTGCGCGCCGACGTGAGCGAAGGCCGCTTCGCGACGGACACGCTGTACGTGGTGGACGCGAAGGAGGTGGCGGCCTTCCAGCGTCCGGAAGCCGGGCTCACCTGCGGCGTGCTGGACGGGTATACCGTCTGCGTGGCGGCGAAGGAGGGACGCTTCCGAGAGGCCCTCATGAACAGGGAGAGCCCATGA
- a CDS encoding GNAT family N-acetyltransferase: MATVTEIGPRDAALQAAFCDYVPQVFRRADFRRWREWGEWDDDYRAYSVFEDGRVVANASVMRMRLRLDGQEVQAFQFGAVGCVPSHRSRGLARVAMTAALEACGDTPVLLFANPTVRQFYPRFGFQPWLQTLFAADHEAVPEGPPAPMLDLGDAKMRAHFAMLSREGLPSTERFGARGYATVASWTVANGFARPLRQLGPDTWVSSSVDGDTLYLDDVFTLAPFDLRASIPRLIDRPIRHIRFGFTPERWWPGAVEAGEDTEADLFVRGFTPSRTAHRFPVLAHT, translated from the coding sequence ATGGCAACAGTCACTGAAATCGGTCCACGCGACGCCGCGCTCCAGGCCGCGTTCTGCGACTACGTGCCCCAGGTGTTCCGCCGCGCGGACTTCCGGCGCTGGCGCGAGTGGGGCGAGTGGGACGACGACTACCGCGCGTACTCGGTGTTCGAGGATGGCCGCGTGGTGGCCAACGCCTCGGTGATGCGGATGCGGCTGCGCCTGGACGGGCAGGAGGTACAGGCGTTCCAGTTCGGCGCGGTGGGATGCGTGCCCTCGCACCGGAGCCGGGGACTGGCACGCGTGGCGATGACGGCCGCGCTCGAGGCCTGTGGCGACACACCGGTGCTGCTGTTCGCCAACCCCACCGTGCGCCAGTTCTATCCGCGCTTCGGCTTCCAGCCATGGCTCCAGACGCTGTTCGCCGCCGACCACGAGGCCGTGCCGGAAGGCCCGCCTGCGCCCATGCTGGACCTGGGCGACGCGAAGATGCGGGCCCACTTCGCCATGCTCTCGCGAGAAGGCCTTCCCTCCACGGAGCGCTTCGGAGCCCGCGGCTACGCCACGGTGGCGAGCTGGACCGTGGCGAATGGCTTCGCGCGTCCCCTGCGCCAGCTCGGCCCGGACACGTGGGTGTCATCGAGCGTCGACGGCGACACGCTCTACCTCGACGACGTCTTCACCCTCGCGCCCTTCGACCTGCGCGCCAGCATTCCGCGCCTGATTGACCGTCCCATCCGGCACATCCGCTTCGGCTTCACCCCGGAGCGCTGGTGGCCCGGCGCGGTAGAGGCCGGAGAGGACACGGAGGCCGACCTCTTCGTGCGAGGCTTCACCCCGTCGCGCACCGCGCACCGCTTCCCCGTGCTGGCGCACACGTGA
- the htpX gene encoding protease HtpX, protein MKRSFVGRIALFILTNLAVVAMLAIVGRLFGVDSFLARQGSGLNLTALLIMSAVMGFGGSIISLLLSKTMAKWSTGARVIDSPRTEAESWLVHTVQRLAHDAGIGMPEVAVYDSPDMNAFATGARRDSALVAVSTGLLHNMRRDEVEAVLGHEVAHIANGDMVTLTLLQGVLNTFVIFVSRVVGFLVDRFLNRSEDGEERGGTGPAYFFTSLVMQLVLGIGASLIVAWYSRRREFRADDGGATLVDAGAMARALNRLRMQHGEAAMLPSNMRAFGIRGGGMLALFSTHPPLEQRIQRLVDGSWRGGRARYATDGAV, encoded by the coding sequence ATGAAGCGAAGTTTCGTCGGTCGCATCGCGCTGTTCATCCTGACCAACCTCGCGGTGGTGGCGATGCTCGCCATCGTCGGACGGCTGTTCGGGGTGGACAGCTTCCTGGCCCGTCAGGGCTCGGGGCTGAACCTGACCGCGCTGCTCATCATGTCGGCCGTGATGGGCTTCGGCGGCTCCATCATCTCGCTGCTCCTCTCCAAGACGATGGCGAAGTGGAGCACCGGCGCCCGCGTCATCGACTCGCCTCGCACCGAGGCCGAGTCGTGGCTCGTGCATACCGTTCAACGCCTCGCGCATGACGCGGGCATCGGCATGCCCGAGGTGGCCGTCTATGACAGCCCGGACATGAACGCCTTCGCCACGGGTGCCCGGCGCGACAGCGCGCTGGTCGCCGTGTCCACCGGCCTGCTCCACAACATGCGGCGCGACGAGGTGGAGGCCGTGCTCGGCCATGAGGTGGCTCACATCGCCAACGGTGACATGGTGACACTCACCCTCCTGCAGGGCGTGCTCAACACCTTCGTCATCTTCGTCAGCCGCGTGGTGGGCTTCCTTGTGGACCGATTCCTCAACCGCTCCGAGGACGGCGAGGAGCGCGGTGGCACTGGCCCCGCGTACTTCTTCACCAGCCTGGTGATGCAGCTGGTGCTCGGCATCGGCGCCAGCCTCATCGTCGCGTGGTACAGCCGGCGGCGCGAGTTCCGCGCGGACGACGGCGGCGCCACGCTGGTGGACGCGGGCGCGATGGCGCGAGCCCTGAACCGGCTGCGGATGCAGCACGGCGAGGCGGCCATGCTCCCGTCCAACATGCGCGCCTTCGGCATCCGTGGCGGCGGCATGCTGGCCCTGTTCTCCACCCACCCGCCGCTGGAGCAGCGCATCCAGCGGCTCGTCGACGGGAGCTGGCGCGGCGGCCGCGCCCGCTACGCCACGGATGGCGCGGTTTGA
- a CDS encoding threonine ammonia-lyase, whose product MSSELRAVSPQSILQARERIAPYIRHTPLEPSAALSARMGGRVFLKLECLQVTGSFKPRISFNKLLSVDAETRARGAVASTAGGHGIGLAHAGRRLGVSVELFLPHSADARKVEVMRGEGARLHFHDSVPAAREAARAYAREHGRLFVSAYNDPDIIAGGGTVGLEVLDDLPEVDLVVVGIGGGGLISGMGVAMKARNPRMQLWGVQPEVSPVLSEWMRHGRPVPVDARPSIADGLGAQPEPDTLTLPLAREYVDRVLLVSEADIQDAMAWLLEEHQLVVEPSGAAPVAALLRHPPEGFRNIAIVITGRNISRARYVRLLGERLTASAA is encoded by the coding sequence GTGTCATCCGAGCTTCGAGCCGTCTCGCCCCAGTCCATCCTCCAGGCGCGCGAGCGCATTGCTCCGTACATCCGCCACACGCCGCTGGAGCCTTCCGCTGCGCTCTCCGCGCGCATGGGCGGCCGCGTCTTCCTCAAGCTGGAGTGCCTCCAGGTGACGGGCAGCTTCAAGCCGCGCATCTCGTTCAACAAGCTGCTGTCCGTGGACGCGGAGACGCGAGCTCGCGGCGCGGTGGCCTCTACCGCCGGAGGACACGGCATCGGCCTCGCTCATGCGGGACGGCGGCTCGGCGTCTCGGTGGAGCTGTTCCTTCCGCACTCCGCCGATGCTCGCAAGGTGGAGGTCATGCGCGGCGAGGGTGCGCGGCTTCACTTCCACGACTCCGTGCCCGCAGCGCGCGAGGCGGCCAGGGCCTACGCTCGCGAGCACGGGCGCCTCTTCGTCTCCGCCTACAACGACCCGGACATCATCGCGGGTGGAGGCACCGTGGGGCTCGAAGTGCTCGATGACCTGCCCGAGGTGGACCTCGTGGTGGTGGGCATCGGCGGAGGCGGCCTCATCAGCGGCATGGGCGTGGCGATGAAGGCGCGCAACCCGCGCATGCAGCTCTGGGGCGTGCAGCCCGAGGTCAGCCCGGTGCTCTCGGAGTGGATGCGCCACGGAAGGCCGGTTCCCGTGGATGCACGTCCGAGCATCGCAGACGGCCTCGGCGCGCAGCCCGAGCCGGACACGCTCACGCTGCCGCTGGCTCGCGAGTACGTGGACCGCGTGCTGCTCGTGTCCGAGGCGGACATCCAGGATGCGATGGCATGGCTGCTCGAGGAGCATCAGCTCGTCGTCGAGCCTTCCGGTGCCGCTCCTGTCGCCGCACTGCTGCGCCATCCACCGGAAGGCTTCCGCAACATCGCCATCGTCATCACCGGCCGAAACATCAGCCGGGCCCGCTACGTCCGGTTGCTCGGTGAGCGGCTCACGGCGTCAGCCGCGTGA
- a CDS encoding LysR family transcriptional regulator yields the protein MDWNDLRYLLAVHEGGSLASAARKLRVDAATVGRRLTALERSVGVRLLEKAPGGMRLTAAGEQAVEAARRIDDTATTLERQLAGADVQVSGHIRITAPETVVSHVLAPHLPAWRERHPALQLELLAATQVLNLSRREADLAVRLFRPQEPTLTVRKLGDISFALYGSKAYVRRHGRPKLEALREHVLLGYDDSLAQTAEKQWLERSGEGALFALRSNSRYVLMEATRKGLGLTVLPCYLADGVPDLVRLSPVDAVPTREAWLAVHPDLQHASRVRAAIELLVESFQQEAPRLRGERT from the coding sequence GTGGACTGGAATGACCTGCGCTACCTGCTCGCCGTGCACGAAGGCGGCTCACTCGCGTCCGCGGCGCGCAAGCTGCGCGTGGACGCGGCGACGGTAGGCCGTCGGCTCACGGCGCTGGAGCGTTCGGTGGGCGTGCGCCTGCTGGAGAAGGCCCCGGGAGGCATGCGCCTGACAGCAGCAGGCGAGCAGGCAGTCGAAGCCGCCCGGCGCATCGACGACACGGCGACCACTCTGGAGCGCCAGCTCGCCGGAGCGGATGTCCAGGTGTCCGGCCACATCCGAATCACCGCACCGGAGACAGTGGTGAGCCACGTGCTCGCGCCCCACCTGCCCGCCTGGCGCGAGCGTCACCCCGCGCTGCAACTGGAGCTGCTGGCCGCCACACAGGTGCTCAACCTCTCGCGCCGGGAAGCAGACCTCGCGGTGCGACTCTTCCGCCCCCAAGAGCCCACGCTCACCGTGCGCAAGCTCGGAGACATCTCCTTCGCACTCTACGGCTCGAAGGCCTACGTGCGCCGGCACGGCCGACCGAAGCTGGAGGCCCTGCGCGAGCACGTCCTGCTCGGCTACGACGACTCACTGGCGCAGACGGCGGAGAAGCAGTGGCTGGAGCGCTCGGGAGAGGGAGCCCTCTTCGCCCTGCGCAGCAACAGCCGTTACGTGCTGATGGAAGCAACCCGAAAGGGATTGGGCCTTACGGTGCTCCCCTGCTACCTGGCGGACGGAGTGCCGGACCTCGTCAGGCTGTCCCCCGTGGACGCCGTCCCTACGCGCGAGGCCTGGCTCGCCGTACATCCCGACCTCCAGCATGCTTCACGAGTGAGGGCAGCCATCGAGCTGCTGGTCGAGTCCTTCCAGCAAGAAGCGCCCCGGCTGCGCGGTGAGCGGACATGA